One genomic window of Terriglobales bacterium includes the following:
- a CDS encoding metallophosphoesterase has product MRIAATADLHFSPQSYDRIRDQMSRIRDQADLLIVAGDLTNYGTVQEMESLLNALVRVRVPVVAVLGNHDYESGHEVELMRMMTAEGIKVLDGTAYERDGVGFAGTKGFAGGFGRGVLTAFGEAPIKAFVQAGIDEALKLERAMAQLRTEKRVVVLHYAPIGATVQGEVPEIYPYLGTSRLGEVVDRHGANAVVHGHAHHGHPEGRTTAGIPVYNVGLPLLMSRDSATPYRIIDL; this is encoded by the coding sequence ATGAGAATCGCTGCCACAGCCGATTTACATTTCAGCCCACAAAGCTACGATCGCATCCGCGATCAAATGAGCCGCATACGCGACCAGGCGGACCTGCTTATTGTTGCCGGTGACTTGACGAATTACGGCACCGTACAGGAAATGGAATCGTTGCTGAACGCATTAGTACGGGTGCGCGTACCCGTGGTCGCCGTGCTCGGCAATCACGATTACGAGAGCGGTCACGAAGTTGAACTGATGCGGATGATGACTGCGGAAGGAATCAAAGTTTTGGACGGCACTGCTTACGAACGCGATGGTGTCGGATTCGCCGGCACCAAAGGATTTGCCGGTGGGTTCGGTCGAGGTGTCCTTACCGCATTCGGCGAGGCGCCCATAAAAGCTTTTGTTCAAGCAGGAATTGATGAGGCGTTGAAGCTGGAGCGCGCCATGGCGCAATTGCGCACGGAAAAGCGCGTGGTGGTATTGCACTACGCGCCTATTGGCGCCACCGTTCAAGGCGAGGTACCGGAGATTTATCCTTATTTGGGGACATCTCGTCTCGGAGAAGTGGTTGATCGTCACGGCGCAAACGCGGTTGTTCATGGCCACGCCCACCACGGCCACCCCGAAGGCCGAACCACGGCTGGTATACCCGTTTACAACGTGGGATTGCCGCTGCTCATGTCACGCGATTCGGCAACGCCCTACCGTATTATTGACCTCTAG
- a CDS encoding pitrilysin family protein: MTFRIARLIVVLVIFTQFGWSQDIASFEKRITVKQLPNGLTLLVMERPEAPVFAFNTIVDSGSVQDPNGETGIAHMFEHMAFKGTDKIGTTNYAAEKVALEKVEKAYAAYRQEKYKMVGRDPQKVAALEKAWRDAIAEADKYVIKNQFGQLVEANGGEDLNASTSWDETEYHYSMPANRVEVWAYLESERFLHPVMREFYKERDVVMEERRMRTDSQPIGRLIEKFLTTAFETFSYHRPTVGWMSDLQYFSASDAKQFFDTYYVPANMVVAVVGEVKAAEVMPIMEKYFGRLPARPKPEPIHTEEPPQNSQREAVLHEIAQPFYLEGYHRPDYRDPDDAVYDVMTDLMSDGRTSRLFRTLVRDKKIAADAAGFSGFPGTKYPHLFAFYAVPIPGHSTEELRQAIHAEIERLKTTDVTDEEMKMVKTRLRANLIRGLDDNAGLASQLATHQVRFGDWRELFREIDRVEKVSKADVRRVANKTFTPENRTVGVIENRPSPAPAKAGGAQ; this comes from the coding sequence ATGACATTCCGGATTGCCAGACTCATCGTCGTGCTTGTTATCTTCACCCAATTCGGTTGGTCACAAGATATTGCTTCCTTTGAAAAGCGCATCACCGTGAAGCAACTTCCGAACGGCCTCACGCTGCTGGTCATGGAGCGGCCGGAAGCTCCGGTCTTCGCGTTTAACACCATTGTGGATTCGGGTTCAGTGCAGGACCCCAATGGCGAGACCGGTATCGCCCACATGTTCGAGCACATGGCCTTCAAGGGCACCGACAAGATTGGCACCACCAACTACGCAGCGGAAAAAGTTGCCCTCGAAAAAGTGGAAAAGGCCTATGCCGCTTATCGCCAAGAGAAATACAAGATGGTGGGCCGAGATCCGCAGAAAGTTGCGGCGCTGGAAAAAGCCTGGAGGGACGCAATCGCCGAAGCCGACAAGTACGTTATCAAGAACCAGTTTGGCCAGCTTGTCGAGGCGAACGGCGGCGAAGATTTAAATGCTTCCACCAGTTGGGACGAGACGGAATATCACTATTCCATGCCAGCGAACCGGGTCGAGGTCTGGGCCTATCTGGAATCTGAGCGTTTCCTGCATCCCGTGATGCGCGAGTTCTATAAGGAGCGCGACGTTGTCATGGAAGAGCGCCGCATGCGTACCGATAGCCAACCCATCGGGCGGTTGATAGAGAAATTCCTGACCACCGCATTCGAAACATTCTCCTACCATCGGCCGACGGTTGGTTGGATGTCAGACCTGCAGTATTTCTCCGCCAGCGACGCCAAACAGTTTTTTGACACCTACTACGTGCCGGCAAACATGGTGGTGGCGGTGGTCGGAGAGGTGAAAGCTGCGGAGGTAATGCCCATCATGGAGAAATATTTTGGCAGGCTGCCCGCGCGCCCCAAACCGGAACCAATCCACACCGAGGAGCCGCCGCAGAATTCGCAACGCGAAGCCGTGCTGCACGAAATAGCTCAACCTTTTTACCTTGAAGGCTATCACCGCCCGGATTATCGCGACCCGGACGACGCAGTTTACGATGTGATGACTGACCTAATGTCGGATGGCCGTACCTCTCGGCTCTTTCGCACACTGGTTCGAGACAAGAAAATCGCCGCAGATGCGGCCGGCTTCAGCGGATTTCCCGGAACTAAGTACCCTCATCTGTTTGCCTTTTACGCGGTCCCTATACCCGGCCACAGCACCGAAGAGTTGCGGCAGGCAATCCACGCAGAAATCGAGCGCCTTAAGACCACCGACGTAACCGACGAAGAAATGAAAATGGTCAAGACTCGGCTGCGGGCCAATCTTATTCGTGGCTTGGACGACAACGCTGGATTGGCGTCCCAGCTGGCAACCCATCAGGTCCGGTTCGGCGACTGGCGTGAACTGTTTCGCGAAATAGACCGTGTGGAGAAGGTCAGCAAGGCTGATGTTCGCCGCGTTGCCAACAAAACTTTCACCCCAGAAAACCGGACGGTAGGCGTTATTGAGAACCGTCCTTCGCCAGCGCCAGCAAAGGCCGGGGGTGCCCAATGA
- a CDS encoding pitrilysin family protein: protein MTFCSKILAALLLLATAMFAQVPDLENIKIPPLPDFHPVQPKRIQLSNGMVIFLQEDHELPLIDGVARIRGGSRAEPAQKTGLVSIYGEVWRTGGTTKRTGDQLDDLLEAHAAKVETSGGADSTSISLSCLKQDFVDVFTAFVEVMRQPAFREDKIELAKFQENTAISRRNDDINQIAGREAAKLAYGPQNPYARTAEYTTVAAITRDDLVRWHQTYVHPNNIILGLVGDFDTAQMEARLRQTFDPWPAGPPAKEPVLEFHKAKPGYYLVAKEDVNQSLIRMIDLGTTRRNPDYHAIDVFNEAFASGFSSRLFKELRTRQGLAYSVGGGVGAAYDHPGITDFGIGTKSQTTIASIQAMYREIDDLQPHPVTTEELKRAKDYILNSFVFNYDSPSKVLRERMAYEFYHYPPDFLERFRVGIEKVKSEDVMRVPQKYIHKDQFSVLVVGNTQEFDRPLSSLGPVTNIDITIPGSPEASGPAKPGAAAPPQ from the coding sequence ATGACGTTTTGCTCAAAAATATTGGCCGCGCTCTTGCTGCTTGCGACAGCCATGTTTGCCCAGGTTCCCGATCTGGAAAACATCAAGATTCCGCCACTGCCAGATTTTCATCCGGTACAGCCCAAGCGCATTCAGCTCTCCAATGGCATGGTGATCTTCTTACAAGAGGACCACGAGCTACCTCTCATCGACGGTGTTGCCAGAATCCGCGGTGGATCACGTGCTGAACCGGCCCAGAAAACCGGTCTGGTGAGCATCTACGGCGAAGTCTGGCGTACCGGTGGCACAACCAAGCGAACCGGGGACCAGCTAGATGACTTATTGGAGGCCCACGCAGCCAAAGTTGAAACCAGCGGTGGCGCGGACTCAACTTCCATTTCCTTGTCTTGCCTGAAGCAGGATTTCGTCGATGTTTTTACCGCCTTCGTCGAAGTGATGCGGCAGCCCGCATTTCGCGAAGACAAAATAGAGCTGGCTAAGTTTCAGGAGAATACCGCTATTTCGCGCCGCAACGACGACATCAACCAGATTGCCGGGCGGGAGGCAGCTAAGCTAGCCTACGGCCCCCAGAACCCCTACGCCCGCACCGCCGAGTACACAACTGTGGCTGCAATTACCCGCGATGATCTGGTTCGCTGGCACCAGACTTACGTACATCCCAACAACATCATCCTGGGGTTGGTTGGGGATTTCGACACCGCCCAGATGGAAGCACGTCTGCGCCAGACATTTGACCCGTGGCCTGCTGGTCCGCCGGCAAAGGAGCCAGTCCTGGAATTCCATAAGGCAAAGCCTGGCTACTACCTGGTGGCAAAAGAAGACGTCAACCAGAGCCTGATCCGCATGATTGACTTGGGGACAACGCGTCGGAATCCCGACTACCACGCTATCGACGTATTCAACGAGGCCTTCGCGAGCGGATTTTCTTCACGGCTGTTTAAGGAACTCCGTACCCGCCAGGGCCTTGCCTATTCCGTCGGCGGTGGTGTGGGGGCTGCGTACGATCATCCCGGCATAACCGATTTCGGAATTGGCACCAAGAGCCAGACAACCATTGCGTCGATCCAGGCCATGTACCGCGAAATTGACGACCTGCAACCTCATCCCGTTACCACTGAAGAACTCAAGCGCGCTAAAGATTACATCCTCAATTCGTTCGTTTTTAATTACGACTCGCCTTCGAAAGTGTTGCGCGAGCGCATGGCCTACGAGTTCTATCATTACCCTCCCGATTTTCTGGAGCGCTTTCGCGTTGGGATTGAGAAAGTAAAAAGTGAAGACGTGATGCGTGTGCCCCAGAAGTACATTCACAAAGATCAGTTCTCGGTATTGGTAGTGGGAAACACGCAGGAGTTCGACCGGCCGCTCTCTTCACTCGGCCCAGTCACCAACATAGACATAACCATACCCGGCTCGCCAGAAGCATCCGGGCCTGCGAAGCCGGGAGCGGCGGCCCCACCGCAGTGA
- a CDS encoding radical SAM protein codes for MTNPLPLLGSEEPRPLVGIARLAAEGEFIQPGHDVEFFTLAARTLLNRCNVPRMPFTWTINPYRGCEFACKYCYARYTHEFMELRDGLDFERKIYVKQHASWMLRRDLKKVKAGEQIAIGTATDPYQPAERRYGVTRGIMEELSRHRGLELGIVTKSNMVLRDTDVLREIAKHNQLFVNVTITTLKTALARILEPRAPRPDLRLDAVRQLNQAGVHAGVICAPVVPGITDSPRDLEDLVRATAEVGGKHIYANPLFLKPCSASVFLPFLQKEFPELVESYRLRYADRAFLPSSYGKRISQLMSVLRKKYGIGSEYGRGGHPTHSPRLEQEQMSLF; via the coding sequence GTGACCAACCCTCTCCCCTTACTCGGCTCTGAAGAACCCAGACCGCTCGTGGGCATCGCCCGCCTGGCGGCTGAGGGTGAGTTCATCCAGCCCGGGCACGACGTCGAATTCTTCACCCTCGCAGCCCGCACTCTGCTCAATCGCTGCAATGTGCCGCGGATGCCGTTCACGTGGACCATAAATCCGTACCGCGGCTGTGAATTCGCATGCAAGTATTGTTACGCGCGCTATACCCACGAGTTCATGGAGTTGCGCGATGGCCTCGACTTCGAACGCAAGATCTACGTTAAGCAGCACGCAAGCTGGATGCTGCGGCGCGATCTAAAGAAAGTAAAAGCGGGAGAGCAAATAGCCATCGGCACCGCCACCGATCCCTACCAGCCGGCTGAGCGCCGCTACGGCGTAACTCGCGGCATCATGGAGGAGTTGTCCCGGCATCGCGGACTCGAGCTGGGGATCGTGACCAAATCCAACATGGTATTGCGCGATACTGATGTGCTGCGTGAAATCGCGAAGCACAATCAGCTGTTTGTCAATGTCACCATCACCACCTTGAAGACCGCCCTGGCCCGGATTTTGGAGCCGCGCGCGCCGCGTCCCGATCTGCGACTCGACGCTGTGCGGCAGCTCAACCAGGCGGGTGTACATGCCGGTGTGATTTGCGCGCCCGTGGTGCCGGGGATCACCGATTCCCCTCGCGACCTTGAAGACCTGGTGCGAGCCACCGCCGAGGTCGGGGGAAAGCATATTTACGCCAATCCCTTGTTCCTTAAGCCGTGTTCGGCAAGCGTCTTCCTGCCCTTTCTGCAGAAAGAATTTCCGGAACTGGTGGAGAGCTACCGGCTACGCTATGCCGATCGTGCATTTCTGCCTTCGAGTTACGGCAAACGCATTTCGCAGCTGATGTCCGTACTGCGGAAGAAGTACGGCATCGGATCGGAGTATGGCCGCGGTGGACACCCCACCCACTCTCCTCGCCTGGAGCAAGAACAGATGTCGCTGTTTTAG
- a CDS encoding aromatic ring-hydroxylating dioxygenase subunit alpha: MKQASSILKIESDLAHAWSLPAEFYFDSGTLLEEKERIFARTWQLVGGHDQLAKPGDYFTAKIADEPLLLARDEARKLRGFYNVCRHRAGPPAEGCGSRKVFRCGYHGWTYGLDGGLISTPEFEGVADFRPQEFGLRPVRTEEWAGLVFVNLDDKAGPLSRSFGDFPQQVARYQQPGLKLRERREYVVECNWKTYIDNYLEGYHVPSVHPSLNREVDYNQYVVEAYSHYCKHSTPIRTDGNGVRSYRASAGSEVAAYFWIFPNWMLNFYPGNLQLNMVRPLEAERTLVIFEWYVPPDKLESPEVAEGIKLGDQTQQEDGAICEVVQRNLHSRSYQRGRYSVKQEKCVHAFHRMYAEWMAKS; the protein is encoded by the coding sequence ATGAAGCAGGCCTCATCGATTCTGAAGATCGAGTCTGATCTCGCCCATGCTTGGTCCTTGCCCGCAGAATTTTATTTCGATAGCGGGACTCTTCTTGAAGAAAAGGAGAGGATCTTCGCGCGCACCTGGCAGCTTGTAGGCGGGCATGATCAACTGGCGAAGCCGGGCGATTATTTCACTGCCAAAATTGCGGATGAGCCGTTGCTGCTCGCGCGTGACGAGGCCCGTAAGCTGCGCGGCTTCTACAACGTTTGCCGTCACCGGGCCGGCCCGCCTGCGGAAGGTTGTGGTTCACGCAAAGTTTTCCGCTGCGGGTATCACGGATGGACCTATGGCCTCGATGGTGGTTTGATCAGCACGCCGGAGTTTGAAGGAGTCGCTGATTTCCGTCCACAAGAATTTGGGCTTCGCCCAGTGCGGACCGAGGAATGGGCAGGATTGGTGTTCGTGAACCTCGACGACAAAGCTGGACCCCTGTCGCGGAGCTTCGGTGATTTTCCGCAGCAGGTGGCACGCTACCAGCAGCCCGGGTTGAAATTACGTGAGCGACGGGAGTACGTCGTGGAATGCAACTGGAAGACGTACATTGATAATTACCTCGAAGGTTATCATGTGCCCAGCGTCCACCCCAGCCTGAACCGCGAGGTGGATTACAACCAGTACGTCGTCGAGGCATATAGCCATTACTGCAAACACTCGACTCCAATCCGCACCGACGGGAATGGTGTGCGAAGTTATCGCGCGAGTGCGGGAAGCGAAGTGGCGGCATACTTCTGGATTTTTCCCAACTGGATGCTGAACTTCTATCCTGGGAACCTGCAGCTCAATATGGTTCGACCCCTGGAAGCGGAACGCACGCTGGTAATTTTCGAGTGGTATGTCCCGCCGGACAAGCTTGAGAGTCCCGAAGTTGCCGAGGGCATCAAGCTAGGCGACCAGACGCAGCAAGAAGATGGCGCCATTTGCGAAGTTGTGCAGAGGAACCTGCATTCACGCAGCTACCAGCGCGGCCGCTACAGCGTGAAGCAGGAAAAATGCGTGCACGCCTTTCACCGCATGTATGCCGAGTGGATGGCAAAGAGCTGA
- a CDS encoding APC family permease produces MPASPISPSQISGARSISSRPASHQQLKRIALVPFVALLYGYCSGGPFDFEAMVSRAGPGMALIFILTVPFLFSVPISLATAEMATAMPVEGGFYRWTRAAFGSFWGFHCGWWNWTGTFLMSASYGVALADYIGQFHPLNSRLEHWLIAFSFLALVAFLNIRGIRLVGNLTLALLLGALIPVTIFVVKGLAQARFNPFYPIMPSNRSWHDVFGVGLALGLWIYSGYEQLSTVSEEIDQPERNFPRALAIVVPLAMITFFLPLAAGLAALGNWEQWQTGYLVRAARLIGGPTLESAMLAAAAACTFVLLDSTVLSASRLPFTMAEDGYFHPALAKLHARFGTPARAIALSTVICAVLAVFSLTQLIAIYAWLRSATSVLTLLSVWRLRRIAPDLPRRFLIPGGAAGLAAVVLVPIALFAWALINSDPQSRIWGPACLALGPVAYFAFARRSRPSR; encoded by the coding sequence ATGCCCGCATCTCCAATATCACCGAGCCAGATCTCAGGCGCACGCTCGATTTCTTCACGGCCTGCCAGCCATCAGCAGCTGAAGCGCATTGCCCTGGTCCCGTTTGTGGCCCTCCTCTATGGCTACTGCTCCGGTGGACCTTTCGATTTTGAAGCCATGGTTTCAAGGGCAGGCCCGGGCATGGCGCTCATTTTTATTCTCACTGTTCCATTTCTGTTCAGCGTGCCTATCTCCCTGGCTACTGCCGAAATGGCCACCGCTATGCCTGTGGAAGGGGGCTTTTACCGGTGGACGCGAGCTGCCTTTGGCAGCTTTTGGGGCTTTCATTGCGGATGGTGGAACTGGACCGGCACATTTCTCATGAGCGCCTCCTATGGCGTGGCTCTGGCGGACTACATCGGTCAGTTCCACCCGCTAAATAGCCGCTTGGAACACTGGCTGATCGCATTTTCATTTCTCGCGCTGGTCGCATTTCTGAACATCCGCGGAATTCGACTTGTGGGCAATCTCACCCTTGCCCTGCTCCTGGGAGCGCTCATCCCGGTGACAATTTTCGTCGTTAAGGGTTTGGCGCAGGCACGCTTCAATCCGTTTTATCCCATCATGCCCTCGAACCGTTCCTGGCACGATGTGTTTGGAGTTGGATTGGCACTGGGATTGTGGATTTACTCCGGTTACGAACAACTCTCAACCGTCAGCGAAGAAATCGACCAACCGGAGCGCAATTTCCCGCGCGCGCTTGCCATTGTCGTCCCCCTGGCCATGATCACTTTCTTTTTGCCACTCGCCGCCGGACTTGCTGCCTTAGGAAATTGGGAGCAGTGGCAGACCGGATATCTGGTTCGCGCAGCCCGGCTGATCGGCGGGCCGACACTGGAATCAGCCATGTTGGCGGCCGCAGCAGCCTGCACTTTCGTGCTCCTCGATAGCACAGTCCTCTCTGCCAGCCGGCTGCCCTTCACCATGGCTGAAGACGGTTACTTTCATCCTGCATTGGCAAAACTGCATGCACGTTTCGGAACTCCCGCCCGCGCCATCGCGCTCTCCACCGTAATTTGCGCTGTGCTCGCGGTTTTCAGCCTGACGCAACTAATCGCGATTTATGCTTGGCTGCGGAGTGCAACCTCGGTGCTGACCCTCCTCTCGGTATGGCGGTTGCGGCGTATAGCTCCCGACCTGCCGCGAAGATTTCTGATTCCTGGCGGCGCGGCCGGGCTGGCAGCCGTTGTGTTGGTGCCCATCGCGCTCTTTGCCTGGGCACTCATCAACAGCGATCCGCAATCGCGCATTTGGGGCCCGGCATGTCTTGCCCTGGGCCCGGTCGCATACTTTGCATTTGCCCGGCGCAGTCGCCCCAGCCGCTGA
- a CDS encoding metallophosphoesterase: MVDLPLTPPRLTRRQLLFGAAAATAAGGLALATDAVTLGAHHLVVERVEVRLPRLPERLDGFSIVQLSDFHYGGFNEPIIRSAVSRTNELAPDVVVLTGDFVSHPYIGGKARQAGRNAEPCAVLLSGLRARLGAFAVLGNHDATTDPDFISEALSGHGIHVLRNSSVALERDGARLWLAGLDDVLERDHDPDRALSKIARGETTLLLVHEPDYADEVARQHFRTPVDFQMSGHSHGGQIRFPLVGPLYLPPLAEKYVEGLRQIGPMKLYTNRGVGTIGLPARLNCPPEITLFTLRRAV; the protein is encoded by the coding sequence ATGGTAGACTTGCCTTTGACCCCGCCTCGCCTGACTCGCCGACAATTGCTCTTCGGGGCCGCGGCAGCAACTGCCGCCGGTGGCCTCGCCCTCGCCACCGATGCGGTCACTCTCGGTGCTCACCACCTGGTGGTCGAGCGGGTGGAAGTTCGCCTCCCGCGTCTCCCGGAACGCCTGGACGGCTTCTCGATTGTTCAGTTGAGCGACTTTCACTATGGAGGGTTCAACGAACCGATCATCAGATCCGCAGTATCCCGTACCAACGAATTAGCGCCAGATGTTGTAGTGCTTACCGGGGACTTCGTCAGCCACCCCTATATCGGTGGAAAAGCTCGCCAGGCAGGGCGCAATGCAGAACCCTGCGCCGTTCTTCTATCGGGCTTGCGGGCTCGGCTAGGCGCGTTTGCAGTTTTGGGCAATCATGACGCCACCACCGACCCGGATTTCATCAGCGAGGCTCTAAGCGGACACGGGATTCACGTCCTCCGTAATTCCTCCGTAGCGCTAGAGCGGGACGGTGCCCGCTTGTGGCTAGCCGGCCTGGATGACGTGCTTGAAAGAGATCACGATCCTGACCGCGCACTCTCCAAGATTGCTCGCGGAGAGACGACCCTGCTGCTGGTACACGAACCTGACTACGCCGATGAAGTGGCGCGTCAGCACTTTCGTACCCCCGTGGACTTCCAGATGTCGGGCCACTCCCACGGGGGCCAGATTCGATTCCCTCTGGTTGGTCCCCTGTACTTGCCCCCGCTGGCTGAAAAATACGTTGAAGGCTTGCGCCAGATTGGGCCCATGAAGCTTTACACCAATCGGGGTGTCGGAACCATCGGACTTCCCGCGCGTCTCAACTGCCCGCCAGAAATTACCTTGTTCACGCTTCGCCGTGCAGTATAG
- a CDS encoding UdgX family uracil-DNA binding protein (This protein belongs to the uracil DNA glycosylase superfamily, members of which act in excision repair of DNA. However, it belongs more specifically to UdgX branch, whose founding member was found to bind uracil in DNA (where it does not belong), without cleaving it, appears to promote DNA repair by a pathway involving RecA, rather than base excision.), whose product MARTTKNQLTAAPLIPQRPTLENLRAAARHCRACDLWRLGTQTVFGEGSARARVMFVGEQPGDREDLAGRPFVGPAGLLLDKALEQAGIDRRATYVTNAVKHFKWEPRGKRRIHKKPNQLEIAACRPWLDAEIAVVRPTVIVCLGATAAQALLGRTFRVTQHRGEMLSSPLAPFITATVHPSSILRAPDDESRHRETERFIADLKKVAALLPEHKAA is encoded by the coding sequence ATGGCCAGAACGACGAAGAATCAGCTTACGGCAGCGCCCCTGATTCCGCAGAGACCGACGCTGGAGAACTTGCGTGCAGCCGCGCGGCATTGTCGCGCTTGCGACTTATGGCGACTGGGAACGCAAACCGTCTTCGGGGAGGGGAGTGCGCGTGCCCGGGTGATGTTTGTGGGAGAGCAACCTGGTGATCGCGAAGATCTGGCTGGTCGCCCGTTCGTCGGTCCGGCTGGTTTGCTGTTGGACAAAGCACTGGAGCAAGCCGGGATTGATCGCCGCGCTACCTACGTAACCAACGCCGTCAAGCACTTCAAGTGGGAGCCGCGGGGAAAGCGGCGCATTCACAAGAAACCCAATCAACTGGAAATCGCCGCCTGCCGCCCGTGGCTCGATGCGGAGATTGCGGTTGTCCGTCCCACTGTGATCGTCTGTCTCGGTGCTACTGCAGCCCAGGCGTTACTGGGACGGACTTTCCGGGTAACACAACATCGAGGCGAGATGTTGTCCTCGCCGCTGGCCCCGTTTATCACCGCGACGGTCCATCCTTCTTCCATTCTTCGCGCGCCTGATGATGAAAGTCGCCATCGCGAGACAGAGCGGTTCATTGCAGACCTGAAGAAAGTCGCAGCCTTGTTGCCTGAGCACAAAGCCGCTTGA
- a CDS encoding prepilin-type cleavage/methylation domain-containing protein, giving the protein MGSIRSINTAEATYQTAYPSTGYPATLSSLGGAAPCSASAATACLLDNALASGTRTGYTFVAVGANPIGTANTTYSVGAAPLACDKTGVRRFCSLQDQVIRVDNNAGQSTTPPDAPSCSALAALP; this is encoded by the coding sequence GTGGGTTCCATTCGAAGCATCAACACGGCGGAAGCAACTTACCAGACAGCATACCCCAGTACCGGTTATCCGGCTACGCTGAGCAGTCTTGGAGGCGCGGCGCCTTGTTCGGCTTCGGCGGCCACTGCTTGCCTCCTTGATAACGCCTTGGCCTCCGGTACAAGAACGGGCTACACATTTGTGGCGGTAGGGGCGAATCCCATTGGAACCGCGAACACCACCTACTCAGTTGGAGCTGCGCCACTTGCCTGTGACAAAACCGGGGTGCGGCGCTTCTGCTCGTTGCAGGACCAGGTGATCCGAGTGGATAACAATGCGGGCCAAAGCACCACTCCACCGGATGCACCCAGTTGCTCGGCATTAGCTGCATTGCCCTGA
- a CDS encoding ABC transporter ATP-binding protein, whose translation MAAIEIIGLEKTYSVGFWRKQLKYGLYPLTLTVEKGECFGYLGPNGAGKTTTLKLLMGLIYPTGGSAQILGMDLNDPRVKAQIGFLPEQPYFYDYLTARELLEYCAHLSGVPARQHKRRVGAVLERVGIADSANVQLRKFSKGMLQRVGLAQAILHDPKIVFFDEPMSGLDPMGRREVRNLMEGLKHEGKTIFFSTHILSDAEALCDRVAVLNKGKLRGVGVIADLTSTVRGKVEVLWQGAKVPANIEKIALESHITGEMVRAVIPEEKLDSTIDALRRSELRLVSVTPVRATLEDYFIEKVENQEVMA comes from the coding sequence ATGGCAGCGATCGAAATTATTGGCTTAGAGAAAACCTACAGCGTAGGATTTTGGCGTAAACAGCTGAAGTACGGATTGTACCCGCTGACTCTGACCGTCGAAAAAGGCGAGTGCTTCGGATACTTGGGCCCGAATGGCGCCGGGAAGACTACCACCCTCAAGCTACTGATGGGCTTGATTTACCCTACAGGCGGCTCTGCCCAGATCCTGGGCATGGACCTCAACGATCCGCGGGTAAAAGCTCAGATCGGATTCTTGCCTGAGCAGCCGTATTTCTACGACTACCTCACGGCGCGCGAACTGCTTGAGTATTGTGCCCACCTTTCAGGCGTTCCCGCCCGCCAGCACAAGCGCCGGGTGGGGGCGGTGTTGGAACGCGTTGGGATAGCGGACTCCGCCAATGTCCAATTGCGAAAATTTTCCAAAGGCATGCTGCAGCGCGTGGGATTGGCCCAGGCGATCCTGCACGATCCCAAGATCGTCTTTTTCGATGAACCGATGTCCGGCTTGGATCCGATGGGTCGGCGCGAAGTGCGGAACCTGATGGAAGGCCTGAAGCACGAAGGCAAAACTATATTTTTCTCTACCCATATACTCTCGGACGCTGAGGCCCTCTGCGATCGAGTGGCGGTCCTCAATAAGGGCAAACTGCGCGGGGTGGGAGTGATTGCCGACCTGACCTCAACCGTCCGCGGCAAAGTGGAAGTGCTCTGGCAAGGCGCCAAGGTGCCGGCGAACATCGAAAAAATCGCTCTCGAGTCACACATCACCGGAGAGATGGTGCGGGCAGTCATTCCCGAAGAAAAACTGGACTCGACCATTGATGCGCTACGACGGTCCGAGCTGCGCCTGGTTTCGGTGACCCCGGTTCGCGCTACGCTGGAAGATTATTTCATTGAGAAGGTGGAGAACCAAGAGGTGATGGCATGA